Genomic segment of Drosophila takahashii strain IR98-3 E-12201 chromosome X, DtakHiC1v2, whole genome shotgun sequence:
TTTGAGTGTAGACCAAGACTTGCCTGAATTTTTGTACGTAGGCAGCGATTGAGGATCGCAGACAAAAGCGCCATGAATTGTTATGGCTTGTAGTTGTGATCGCCGTTGCAGCTGTAGTCAGAGTCTTTCTATATCTTTTTCTATGCATCAGATAAGTTAATTGGCCGCTTTGGCCCAAAGGGAAACAGCAAGAGTTTTTGGTcgccgatgttgctgttgccgctggCAAAACTTGTTGCTGCCGTGCCTCTCaaagtgcagcagcaacattgttACACCAGCAACATCGACAATTGCAGCGGCGGCAACTTGTAACCCAGTGACACAGTTTTGATTGAATTGAATGGAATGGAGTGGAATTGAGTCCGTTTGTGCAAGTTGCGAGCCTCGAAAACCGATGCGATCCGATCTGATCGAGTGGCAGCCGCATTCTAAATGTGTATTTTCAAATGCAGCGGTAATCGTTTCCCAAATCCAATAGCTGCCAATTAGAATGGTTGGGTTTGTCTAGGAATTTGCACTTGTATTTGcttgaaaagtataaatattatgaataaaactTGATTTTGTTATCCTTCTTaatctaattattttaaatgtcttaattttataattattattattcgttttaaaattctatataatttattttattttagtgaattttttaacagaaatctataaaaactaaaataaaataaagaagattgatatttataatttatttaaccgttaaaagcttattaaatatttaataaattattttctttaacctaacacatttttgatttctgATTAGTTAATAGCAAATAttagtaaaatttattttcttattcatTTCTACATTCTATTtgttgtgaatattttttaagagtcttttttttcgctaaatGTTGCCCCACATTTCGGACATTAATGCTACATTTATtcgtaatttatttcattttccaaATGGCATTTTCCCCGCACCATTTCCCATCGTCCCCTTAATCCCCTTAACCCCCTTGTGCCATCGCTCTTAACCCATCACAATGTACATCGCCACGTTTATTCATTTATCTGCCCGAAATTCCCCGTCCCTGAGTgcgataatttaattaaaccgaCATGACAATTCACAAAGAGATAATTGCTAAATTACcgccaacaacaatggcagcaacaacaataaaaagccacagaaaacagcaacaaatgcAATGGAAAATGATTTCAATAATTGCCCAAAAAGGTAAACACAGAAAATTTGTTTGAGAAATTAGTTAGCCGCATGCAATTTCATTGATCGGGAAATCAGAGAGCGTATCAACGGATGTCCATGTGTGGGTTAACTGAATGGCAGCCGCAAAGGGGTTAAGCCAAGTAAAATGACTAAAAAacagacatttttcaaattttttcgcTCTCTTTGGCGCCACATGAGGTTTCATTCATAaagtttttcgattttttgcaGCAAAGTTTTGAATGCTCTTCCCTAAAAACGATATTTTTGCTTTAAAGatttgcttttaaaattaaaaaatttgcacttttcgattaatttattttctttcttttataaactgtaatatttatttgttgagtTAGAAGTTACCTTATTTTAAGTATCTTAATTTTAGCTTTTgactttttgaaaataaaaaaaacaaaaattatttgaagaaaaaagtttcaatatttaaaaaaatcaaggaaatatacaaatgtatttgtttaactaggaaaataacaGAATTAATGCCTCCCCATGGAGTGTATAAAAATGCTTAATTGAAGTGCCACCAACGGCGAGCGGAAGTGACGTAACGACGGTACTCGGGATCGTGCGAGCGAGACGGAACCAGGCTgtgcgaaagagacggcagGAGACGCGCGCCGCTGATTTAACGCACCGCTGACTTTGAGTTTGTGGCCAAAGTCTTTCGTTTTCGTTCCCATTCCTGACCTCGTGCTGCATTCGCGGCATTTTCAGCTTTTCATCGGAAAACTCATCGGGGGGAGGCGGGTATTCAATTGTCAACTGCATGCAAATCGAAAAGAGACAGAAAACCGGCCATGCAACCCGGCTTGGCCTCTTTTTTCCGCGcggaatttattgttttttttaatactcttGCGGAGGGCATTGCATTTTTAGTCAGAACTCGAAAATCTTTAGGTATCGATTAAGTATATAAATTCTGGATATGCTTCACTAGCTTTTTCGGCCTAAATACTTTCTGATTATTGTAGTctactattttaaatatttttaaaactttttctcgtttcagaaaaatatttataaatatactttttttactttaaaattttaaaacttatataATGCTATAGAAAACGTAGTCTTTtagtaaaagaaaactaaaacatataaataaaaatatttttttgcgagagtttagttttttttttcaaaaacataaacctaagttatttaaattaatttaaaatcggcatctaataattttgattttattttattattgacaGGGTATTTAAACACCGGATTATCGaagttgatttattttcgCTTGTTTCGGCTTTGTTTcttttgcagttgcagttcgCTTGCAGCGTAGCTCGTGACGTAAGTGCACCGCAAAGGGGGCGGTGGGTGTGGGTTGGTGGGCAAGAGGTTCATTGAGCAAAGTGCGCAAATGTCAATTGGCTTTGACACATTGCCAATGAATTGCCAATTTCAGGTACCATCGATATCAATATGCAATATGCCAAGGCGAATTCGCGGAAAAACTGCATCTAAGAAAATGTTGCCATGGCTAAATATAAAGTACCCAACAAATTAATGATTAATAACAATTGTAAGCATAAGGATTAATAAAAAAgctattttttaacaattaaaatagtgttgatataaattgaaatgaaagaggtttaaaataatatcagcaaatcttaaaaataaacaacaggTATTATAAAATTACAGAATTGATTCCATATATAGTttggtaaaatataaaataactttctttgaaaatataatttcttttaaaaagagttgtgcagtgtaaatttaaaatatttttctgttgaTTCGTTTAACCCATATTTTAATCAGGATTGCGGACCACTTGGCAACCGCAACGTATTGGTCGCATAAATAACTCTTCAAGCGCGTTCAATTGCGATTATTCACTGGTTGCATTCTGGAATGCCGATATGCTAATCACATTAAATGGGTAGAGAAGGGTGTTAATGGGAATCGCACAAATTCCAGCACTTTGCGATTGAgatttcaaataaaacaaaggaaaattgTTAGTTCCTAAATAGTTCCTATATATAACTATATAATTCACCTTAGGCAATTTCCcgaacattttattattattattatttctgtcttattcaaaaaatgtttatatctcagaaaataaaatttaaaatataaaaaaaagttgccaGAATATTTATGTTGCAGCAACAATGTATCCAAaaaaacactcaaaaaaaaacaaagacaaaGCGATACACTCGAAAAAAACTCAAGAGagtgagagcgagagagaggagagaATGAGAGAAAATTGTGCCGGGCCGGTAgagattaaaatcaaaaagctcAGCCGGCAAAAAAGCTTTTCAGAGTTTCACAATTTGGCGCGAAGaaaacgaaatcgaaatctCTTTTGGGCAAGGGCAGTACGAAAACCGGGGGGTGTTTACATTTACTATATCATTCACTCACTTTTCTGAGTAAAAGAGCCGAGTGCGCGTAGTATTTCTCTCGCTCATTCGCAGAAGATTgtgttttcatattatttgaaCCCTGCTCTTGGGAAAAAGTAGCGCCCAGCATTCTAGgaattattattacattttggtattattgttttataaatttattatttataaaaatatatctagGTAAATATACAATATAACTATAAGTACCATAAAAGAAGTacataagtatatatttttatacatatgtatatattttttaaaattctaccaaaaattaaaatgtctatAAAATATCCTTTTTTATCGCTGCCGTTGACGAgttcaaaagtttttttttctgtaatttacgAGCAGCATATATTTAGTGCTAATATTTCGCACACAATTGTGTTTGTATCTTTGTGTGTTTCAGCGATTGTGTGTTCAGGGGCGTACTAATGGGGGATTTTTGGGGGCTTTGGATAGGACACATTACAACTATGAAAACATTTGGCTAGTGaggatattaataaatacttatgactattaaaattgttgaaaGAACAAGCATAGAACTGGGAAAATTCCATTTGGGCCTCAAAGGTTATAAGCCCCTTCGCCGACGCCTGTGACTTTGCCTTCGGCGAGGGCGTCGTCCAAAATGTCTGCGAATCCCCCGCTTTCCCTTTCCCGCCCACCGCTTTTCCATGGGACGTGAGTGAAAGGAAAAGTGGTTGCCATTTGCCATCACCGTTACCACCATAATGGtcccaaaaaatggaaatggaaatagaaATAGGAGAAAAGAAGACGAGAGACCCAGACAAATTTAATTGCGGCGGCGACCTAAAATacggaaaaggaaaaaaggggGGAAGTCGGAGATCTATTGATTTTTCCGCGACTGCCACGCCCTTTGGGCTGTGCGAATATTTATGTTACAGCCGGATAAAGATGAATATGAATACGAAGATAAAGATCGGTGCGCTTGGGTTGTCGTCGTAAAACTTgtctaaatttataatttgacATTTATGCATTCTTTATGATTATTTAttacgttaatttttgattaaaactGGCGTCGACAACAACCCCTAACTTGTCTGGTCGGCCACATCAtctcccattttttttttggttttttcctcCATATTTTCCTCCCGGTCACTTAATTCATTTGCGACATTTATGGCTCCGCTTTTTTGACTCAATTAGATAAACTCGGGGACGGGAGGGAAGGATGGAGTTCGTGATCTTGAAATTGATTGAAGAGGCTTCCTCAGAAATTACCACAATTACACGATTCTGTGGGTTATTGTCTTCGATGGCACAAAACGGTCATTTATTATAGTTTAaagtattaataaatataacaaagaatggtcaaaatatatattcttttatatggactttaaaataaatatttgtaaaatttgtaattattatttattattatttattttattttattattatttatttattaaaaaaagtagataattttacaatattactttacattttgttgatttcctcttggtatttaaagaaaaagttgtaACATGGcacatcactatggacggcagtccatgtagtgacgaagcgcaccagaagagtgtgcgaaggcgactactatatatacacgaagaaatgaaaatctactgtgatggtccgatcataatgaatgatacacctatcgaaaggtattgcgaaaactaacaggattgcataccaagactttaagaaaatcaattggcttgggagagagagcggtgaaagtgaaaaagtgaaaatttcgaaatttggagctgttggggccggtggggataaatgcccactcgcaatgttttagttgtattccttttgaaaatacccgtcgaatgaggggtcatttgtcaaaatccgactctccgttcaaaagttatagccaaaataagattttcttcttcttcccaaaatgaaaatttaattctgtttgtccgcttgtccacttgtccacttgtccaaaatatgttttttaagttctgaaaatttgatatgacgttcatcacatcgatataaaaaacttttgttctaccacttttggaaaaacccgctagtttagcggaaaaacagctataaatagctaaaattcggaaagccgtaacttctatactactaaagttacagacttgtgctgcatctcgtttgaaaggtatttttaaatgctataaacgccttctatatgcaatttgtgtaaatgtaataattaaaaagatatgaacaaaagacaattttttaaaactttttttttagcttttttttatttttctcaaaaacggctctaacgattttcttgaaaactttaaactgtatagcccttgagattccttaaattttggtatataacacattactgtaaaaagtcacgtttaaaagttatttttatacgaaaatagccacttttgccagctcgaacaactagagcttcctgagtattgaattttgtgtgagggtatccgaactgtattttagggtcatggaatcaataaatttgcacttaagagttccatataggaattttttgttctacgaattttggaaaaatccgCTCCTTTAGcggggaaaaaagctaaaaatggctaaatttcgttagtttgtaagttctacactactaaaaatacagacatgtgccatacctcgtttaaaaggtattttgaaatactttttaatttaatttgtttaaatacaatggcttacaaattatgattgaccaatttaaatttaaatgtatatatttaatgtatatattaaacaaacaaaaacttctgatatcaaataaaaacacctcttaacgaggtaaaaaactagtgacgatcgcaccttcaacatacaaaagttctgatatcaacatttgtgacgaaaaattattacactcgtcattaaatagactttttaatattttttcattcggcacgctgcaatagaaaatgcctgtgaagggaaaaaggctggaatagtctgctagggcgggccgaatgagaaaatattagaaagtctatttaatgacgagtgtaataatttttcgtcacaaatgttgatatcagaacttttgtatgttgaaggtgcgatcgtcactagttttttacctcgttaagaggtgtttttatttgatattttttaaagaaaagaattgaaatttaatacacatattattatttaatatacaaactagcataattaaaattaaaaaaaatatatttcaccaaaaataaaaataccaataaaataagatacttggataatttccaaaaattacTTGTAAACTTacgtaaataaatttaatttaaatatttcacacattttaatattgaataTACAATCAagcattattaaaattgccaaaaataaattccaacaAAATACAAgttcttttgcatttaaattataatgttatatatttttattaattcaagaAACGTATGAAAATTACCCAAAAATCTTTGAATGCCCTATTGATTTACCTGTGGTAGTCATTCCAATTTAGCCATTACGAAATATGAAATGCTTTTCAAGGTAATAAACAGGATTCCGATAGCATCTGAAATTCTGGAAGCCAGAGCCACACGTGCTTCCACTTCCACTGCCACTCATTGCACGCCCAGTTGGCACTATAAAATGCGAATAATTATACTATATTTCCGAGTGGCAGTGGCGATTAACGCGAATGCGAATTTCGCATTCGGCTTAGAGACAGGGAAGAGCCATCAAGTGCAAAATTTTGCTGATTATTCAGCAGCATACATAAATTACACAGACAAATGCACACCAGACATATACTAAATACACTATATAGTACTATGTGCTATATGCTATATGCTATATATACACGAGTCCATTATCGTGCATTCGAAGTCGAGATTTCTCCCCATGCTTTTCGCtgatttacttattttaatttcacattTCGCATACACTTTACTTTTATTTCGTTCTCGTTTTATTGCCCGTCCAACTTCCGTCCCCGAACTTTGTCAACTgcagttaaaatttatttcatttgataTTTCTCGGCGCACGAAGGCTCCTctaaatatgcaaaagaagaacaaaaagctctctataaaattaaatagccGTATGGGTTCGAGGCGTCTTTTTACATGCTGTGAAACATGGGAAAACAGGTCGTAAAGTCGGTCTAAAAACTCTAAAAACTAGAAACTTCGAAATAAAAGTGCCAGTAAACGATATGTGCACGGTTTCTGTCGTCGTAAAAAACAGCGAGTGACGTACAGAATTTTCACACTCGCAAATCGTGCCCTTGGCCCTCGAGTCGAGTTAAAGCTAAATCTAAAACCAAAGCTGAAGCGAAAGATTATGATGCTATGGTTAATGGGATTGTGTCTGAAGTTCATCAGTTCCGGGATCGAAAAGTGGGATACGGTGAGTACAAGGCTAACAACGCTTCGAGTTTGAAAATCCTgagttttcgattttttagaCTAAAGATCTATATGGCAAGATTATGACTAAACTAGGGGTAGCTTATGGGATTGTTTCTGAAGTTTATCAGTTTCAGGATCGAAAAGCGGGACACGGTGAGTACAAGACTAGAATATAgcatttctagtttttttttaatattctgagttttggattttttagaCCTAAGATGACTAAACTTTAGGGGTAGTTTCCAGCACTTTTGCTTGCTGGATAATAGTCGCAATACAGCAG
This window contains:
- the LOC138913836 gene encoding uncharacterized protein isoform X2; translated protein: MMLWLMGLCLKFISSGIEKWDTTKDLYGKIMTKLGVAYGIVSEVYQFQDRKAGHGDFPVASLGFLFVSVALSAFQMWEP
- the LOC138913836 gene encoding uncharacterized protein isoform X4; translated protein: MMLWLMGLCLKFISSGIEKWDTTKDLYGKIMTKLGVAYGIVSEVYQFQDRKAGHVALSAFQMWEP